Proteins found in one Quercus robur chromosome 2, dhQueRobu3.1, whole genome shotgun sequence genomic segment:
- the LOC126714773 gene encoding uncharacterized protein LOC126714773 isoform X2, translated as MTDGYYSSKKTDDICDEVCGQGTPTSLSMSRLRCILRGLDLRTYLLLFVFVPLFIVGIYVHGQKVTYFLRPLWESPPKPFHEIPHYYNENVSMETQCKLHGWGIRESPRRVFDAVLFSNELDILTIRWNELYPYVTQFVLLESNSTFTGVPKPLIFARNRDRFKFADPRLTYGMVGGRFKKGENPFIEEAYQRLALDQLLKIAGIEDDDLLIMSDVDEIPSAHTINLLRWCDNIPPILHLQLRDYLYSYEFYIDNKSWRASVHRYQSGKTRYAHYRQTDDLFSDAGWHCSFCFRRISEFVFKMKAYSHNDRVKFSHYLNPDRIQDIICKGADLFDMMPEEYTFKEIIGKLGPIPHSYSAVHLPAYLLNNAEKYKYLLPGNCKRESG; from the exons ATGACAGACGGGTATTATAGTTCTAAGAAGACTGATGACATCTGCGATGAAGTTTGTGGCCAG GGAACTCCTACATCCCTGAGCATGTCAAGACTCCGGTGTATCCTGCGAGGGTTGGATTTGAGGACATATCTGCTCTTGTTTGTGTTTGTCCCATTATTCATTGTTGGCATATATGTACATGGGCAGAAGGTCACTTATTTCCTAAGGCCACTATGGGAATCACCTCCAAAGCCATTTCATGAGATCCCTCACTATTATAATGAGAATGTATCGATGGAGACCCAATGCAAACTTCATGGGTGGGGAATTCGTGAATCACCAAGACGAGTCTTTGATGCAGTTCTGTTCAGTAATGAGCTTGACATCCTTACAATTCGGTGGAATGAATTGTATCCATATGTGACACAGTTTGTTCTTCTTGAATCAAACTCAACATTCACAGGTGTGCCTAAACCATTGATTTTTGCAAGGAACCGTGATCGGTTCAAGTTTGCCGATCCTCGGCTGACTTATGGGATGGTTGGAGGAAGATTCAAGAAAGGCGAAAATCCATTTATTGAAGAGGCATATCAGAGACTAGCACTTGACCAGCTTTTGAAAATTGCAGGCATAGAAGATGATGACTTGTTGATAATGTCTGATGTTGATGAGATTCCAAGTGCCCATACAATTAATCTCTTGAGGTGGTGTGATAACATCCCGCCTATTCTTCACCTTCAGCTTAGAGACTACTTGTATTCATATGAGTTTTATATTGATAACAAAAGCTGGAGAGCTTCGGTCCACAGGTACCAGTCTGGCAAGACTAGATATGCACATTATCGACAAACTGATGACCTCTTTTCAGATGCGGGGTGGCATTGTAGCTTTTGCTTCCGCCGTATCAGTGAGTTCGTTTTTAAGATGAAGGCTTACAGCCATAATGATCGGGTCAAGTTTTCTCATTACCTGAACCCCGATAGGATTCAGGATATTATATGCAAAGGGGCTGACCTCTTTGACATGATGCCTGAGGAGTACACATTTAAGGAGATCATTGGGAAGTTGGGACCTATTCCTCATTCTTATTCAGCAGTACATCTTCCAGCATATTTGTTGAACAATGCTGAGAAGTACAAATATCTGTTGCCTGGTAACTGCAAAAGAGAAAGTGGCTGA
- the LOC126714773 gene encoding uncharacterized protein LOC126714773 isoform X1, with product MTDGYYSSKKTDDICDEVCGQQGTPTSLSMSRLRCILRGLDLRTYLLLFVFVPLFIVGIYVHGQKVTYFLRPLWESPPKPFHEIPHYYNENVSMETQCKLHGWGIRESPRRVFDAVLFSNELDILTIRWNELYPYVTQFVLLESNSTFTGVPKPLIFARNRDRFKFADPRLTYGMVGGRFKKGENPFIEEAYQRLALDQLLKIAGIEDDDLLIMSDVDEIPSAHTINLLRWCDNIPPILHLQLRDYLYSYEFYIDNKSWRASVHRYQSGKTRYAHYRQTDDLFSDAGWHCSFCFRRISEFVFKMKAYSHNDRVKFSHYLNPDRIQDIICKGADLFDMMPEEYTFKEIIGKLGPIPHSYSAVHLPAYLLNNAEKYKYLLPGNCKRESG from the exons ATGACAGACGGGTATTATAGTTCTAAGAAGACTGATGACATCTGCGATGAAGTTTGTGGCCAG CAGGGAACTCCTACATCCCTGAGCATGTCAAGACTCCGGTGTATCCTGCGAGGGTTGGATTTGAGGACATATCTGCTCTTGTTTGTGTTTGTCCCATTATTCATTGTTGGCATATATGTACATGGGCAGAAGGTCACTTATTTCCTAAGGCCACTATGGGAATCACCTCCAAAGCCATTTCATGAGATCCCTCACTATTATAATGAGAATGTATCGATGGAGACCCAATGCAAACTTCATGGGTGGGGAATTCGTGAATCACCAAGACGAGTCTTTGATGCAGTTCTGTTCAGTAATGAGCTTGACATCCTTACAATTCGGTGGAATGAATTGTATCCATATGTGACACAGTTTGTTCTTCTTGAATCAAACTCAACATTCACAGGTGTGCCTAAACCATTGATTTTTGCAAGGAACCGTGATCGGTTCAAGTTTGCCGATCCTCGGCTGACTTATGGGATGGTTGGAGGAAGATTCAAGAAAGGCGAAAATCCATTTATTGAAGAGGCATATCAGAGACTAGCACTTGACCAGCTTTTGAAAATTGCAGGCATAGAAGATGATGACTTGTTGATAATGTCTGATGTTGATGAGATTCCAAGTGCCCATACAATTAATCTCTTGAGGTGGTGTGATAACATCCCGCCTATTCTTCACCTTCAGCTTAGAGACTACTTGTATTCATATGAGTTTTATATTGATAACAAAAGCTGGAGAGCTTCGGTCCACAGGTACCAGTCTGGCAAGACTAGATATGCACATTATCGACAAACTGATGACCTCTTTTCAGATGCGGGGTGGCATTGTAGCTTTTGCTTCCGCCGTATCAGTGAGTTCGTTTTTAAGATGAAGGCTTACAGCCATAATGATCGGGTCAAGTTTTCTCATTACCTGAACCCCGATAGGATTCAGGATATTATATGCAAAGGGGCTGACCTCTTTGACATGATGCCTGAGGAGTACACATTTAAGGAGATCATTGGGAAGTTGGGACCTATTCCTCATTCTTATTCAGCAGTACATCTTCCAGCATATTTGTTGAACAATGCTGAGAAGTACAAATATCTGTTGCCTGGTAACTGCAAAAGAGAAAGTGGCTGA